The sequence AGTATATCCGGACAGACTCAGCTGGAACAACAGCAGCCCATGTTGGTGAGTATCCCGATGCACGGTCCCGCGAAACAGCAGCCCAGCGTGGCGTGGATCTGTCAACAATCCGGTCACGCAAGGTCAGACCTGACGATTTCCGGGCCTTTGACCTGATCATTGCCATGGATCGCAGCCACGAGAAAATGCTCCACACAATCAGGCCGCAGGACGTAGGGCCGGACAAGATACGGCGGCTTCTTGAATTTGCCCGCAATCGGTCACTTGATGATGTTCCCGATCCCTACTACGGCGGGCCGGACGGCTTTGAGAAAGTGTTCGAGATGATAGAAGACGGCTGCAGCGGGTTGCTTGAGCACATCCGGCAACGCCTTGCAAAAACAGACCCGTCAATCTCATGACCGGGGCTGCATTCCCAAGCCTGCCCCCCTTTGTACGGGCCATTGCCACCCGGTACGGGCGGGTTGTACGGGTTCAGGGGGATACGCCTCTTGGGGTAGGCTGGTCTACCGAAGAGGTTCAGCACCGGCGGTTTGATGTTCTCCTCTCCCTTCTGGATCACGCAGCCCCGGATACCCCCGTCTCTGTCAGCGATCTGGGGTGCGGGTGGGGTGCCCTGTGGGATAGGATCAAGGATCACAAGACACCACCCGTTGTCCGCTATATCGGCTACGATATCTCAACAGAAATGATAACCCTCGCCCGGCAACGCACGGGCCACGATACACGGGCGCGTTTCGTTCTTGCGAGGGGAAACACAGAAAGCGTTGACTATGGATTTGTGTCTGGAACCTTCAATTTCCATGACAACACACCTCCCCAAGTCTGGGAAGAGTATGTAAGGAACAGCTTGGACCGCTTTGCCGGAACATGCAGAAAAGGTCTTGCTTTCAATCTTCTGCATCACAGGGCAAGAACAAAACGCCCTATGTTCTATGCGGACCCAGCCCCGTGGTTGGACAGAGCACATGCATGGATCCAGGACAGAGGGGGGCAAGGATCAGTGCGTCTGGAAGAGGACTACCTGCCCGATGACTTCACGATCCTGGTTCATTTTGATACCAAAACAGATCCGGAAGATATTCAGGTATAAAAGTCAGCCGTGATCTGAAAGCCCCATCAGGCTGTGGGCAAAATCCGTCGCAGAAAACGGCCGCAGATCCTCGGCTGTCTCTCCAACCCCAATGTAGTGCACCGGCAACCCGTACGTTGCCGCCAAGGACACCACAACGCCACCCTTGGCTGTTCCGTCCAGCTTGGTCAGGACAAGCCCGCTGACATCCACCATCCGGCGGAATGCTTCAACTTGTTGATGGGCATTCTGGCCAACCGTTGCATCCAGAACCAAAAGCGTGCTGTGCGGAGCCTGTGCGTCAATACGGGACAGAACCCGGCGAATTTTTGCCAGCTCCTCCATCAGGCCAACCTTGTTATGCAGACGGCCTGCCGTATCAACCAAAAGTACGTCATCCTGACGGGCACGTGCTTCCTGCAGGGCATCAAAAACCAGACCCGCCGCGTCGGCACCGGAATCGCGGGCCACAACCGGACAGCCTGTACGCTCTCCCCACACCTTGAGCTGTTCCACGGCCGCAGCCCGGAAGGTATCACCTGCCGCCAGGGTCACAGACAAACC comes from Haematospirillum jordaniae and encodes:
- a CDS encoding low molecular weight protein-tyrosine-phosphatase translates to MPLQDKESSRHDMCVLFVCTGNICRSPTAEGVFRTLVEREGLSQYIRTDSAGTTAAHVGEYPDARSRETAAQRGVDLSTIRSRKVRPDDFRAFDLIIAMDRSHEKMLHTIRPQDVGPDKIRRLLEFARNRSLDDVPDPYYGGPDGFEKVFEMIEDGCSGLLEHIRQRLAKTDPSIS
- a CDS encoding class I SAM-dependent methyltransferase, producing MTGAAFPSLPPFVRAIATRYGRVVRVQGDTPLGVGWSTEEVQHRRFDVLLSLLDHAAPDTPVSVSDLGCGWGALWDRIKDHKTPPVVRYIGYDISTEMITLARQRTGHDTRARFVLARGNTESVDYGFVSGTFNFHDNTPPQVWEEYVRNSLDRFAGTCRKGLAFNLLHHRARTKRPMFYADPAPWLDRAHAWIQDRGGQGSVRLEEDYLPDDFTILVHFDTKTDPEDIQV